Proteins from a genomic interval of Odocoileus virginianus isolate 20LAN1187 ecotype Illinois unplaced genomic scaffold, Ovbor_1.2 Unplaced_Contig_20, whole genome shotgun sequence:
- the TIMM10B gene encoding mitochondrial import inner membrane translocase subunit Tim10 B, protein MEQQQQQQQQQLRNLRDFLLVYNRMTELCFQRCVPSLHHRALDAEEEACLHSCAGKLIHSNHRLMAAYVQLMPALVQRRMADYEAASAVPHAAAEQPEASPSGSSPSANLGKGGAG, encoded by the exons ATggagcagcaacagcagcagcagcagcagcaattgaGAAAC CTGCGGGACTTCCTTTTGGTCTACAATCGGATGACGGAACTCTGCTTCCAGCGCTGCGTGCCCAGCCTGCACCACCGAGCTCTGGATGCTGAGGAG GAGGCATGTCTGCACAGCTGTGCCGGGAAGCTGATCCATTCTAATCACCGCCTCATGGCCGCCTACGTGCAGCTCATGCCTGCCCTGGTACAGCGCCGCATGGCAGACTACGAGGCTGCCTCAGCTGTGCCACATGCTGCTGCTGAACAACCCGAAGCCTCACCATCCGGCAGCTCGCCATCCGCAAACCTCGGGAAAGGAGGCGCTGGATGA
- the ARFIP2 gene encoding arfaptin-2: protein MTDGILGKAATMEIPIHGNGEAGQLPEDDGLEQDLQQVMVSGPNLNETSIVSGGYGGSGDGLIPTGSGRHPPHNATPAGPGDEVARGIAGEKFDIVKKWGINTYKCTKQLLSERFGRGSRTVDLELELQIELLRETKRKYESVLQLGRALTAHLYSLLQTQHALGDAFADLSQKSPELQEEFGYNAETQKLLCKNGETLLGAVNFFVSSINTLVTKTMEDTLMTVKQYEAARLEYDAYRTDLEELSLGPRDAGTRGRLESAQATFQAHRDKYEKLRGDVAIKLKFLEENKIKVMHKQLLLFHNAVSAYFAGNQKQLEQTLQQFNIKLRPPGAEKPSWLEEQ from the exons ATGACGGACGGGATCCTAGGGAAGGCAGCCACAATGGAGATCCCCATCCATGGGAACGGTGAAGCTGGGCAGCTTCCTGAGGATGATGGGCTGGAGCAG GACCTCCAGCAGGTGATGGTGTCAGGACCCAACCTCAATGAAACCAGCATTGTGTCTGGTGGCTATGGGGGCTCTGGTGATGGACTCATCCCCACAG GGTCTGGCCGCCATCCACCTCACAATGCTACTCCTGCTGGCCCTGGAGATGAGGTGGCTCGGGGCATCGCTGGAGAGAAGTTCGACATCGTCAAGAAATGGGGCATCAATACATATAAG TGCACAAAGCAGCTGTTATCAGAGCGATTTGGCCGAGGCTCCCGGACTGTGGACCTGGAGCTGGAGCTGCAGATCGAGCTGCTGCGTGAGACGAAGCGCAAGTATGAGAGTGTCCTGCAGCTGGGCCGGGCACTGACAGCCCACCTCTACAGCCTGCTGCAGACCCAGCATGCACTGGGGGACGCCTTTGCTGACCTCAGCCAGAAGTCCCCAGAGCTCCAG GAGGAATTTGGCTACAATGCAGAGACGCAGAAGCTGCTGTGCAAGAACGGAGAGACATTGCTAGGGGCTGTGAACTTCTTTGTCTCTAGCATCAACACATTGGTAACCAAGACCATGGAAGACACTCTCATGACTGTCAAACAGTATGAGGCTGCCAG gctggaaTATGATGCCTACCGGACAGACTTAGAGGAGCTGAGCCTAGGCCCCCGGGATGCAGGGACGCGTGGTCGACTCGAGAGTGCCCAGGCCACTTTCCAGGCCCATCGGGACAAATATGAGAAGCTGCGGGGAGATGTGGCCATCAAGCTCAAGTTCCTGGAAGAAAATAAG ATCAAGGTGATGCACAAGCAGCTGCTGCTCTTCCACAACGCCGTGTCCGCCTACTTTGCTGGGAACCAGAAACAACTGGAACAGACCCTGCAGCAGTTCAACATCAAGCTGCGGCCTCCAGGCGCTGAGAAGCCCTCCTGGCTAGAGGAGCAGTGA